The Gammaproteobacteria bacterium sequence TCAGCGCCTCGGCGATACCGGGGGCGACCGCCGACAAGGTGGCTTGATGCACATTGCTCAAGCCCCGGAATGAATTCATGATGCCCCACACCGTGCCGAACAGCCCGACATAGGGGCTGGTGGAACCCACGGTCGCCAGAAACGACATGTAGTGTTCCAGTGAATCGACTTCCCGCGAAAGTGCTACTTTCATCGATCGTTGCGCCGTGTCGGTGATGGACAGCGTCGACAGGCGATTCTGACGATGCAGACGCACATACTCCTTGAACCCGGAGACGAATATATGTTCCATGCCGCTCAAGTTGTCGCGGGCGCGCACCTGATCGTACAATTTCGCCAGATCCGATCCTGACCAAAAATGGTCTTCGAACTGGTCTGCCGCCGCGCGCGCGTCCTTGATGATCTTCCATTTGCTGACGATCATCGTCCAGGAGACGACCGA is a genomic window containing:
- the tolQ gene encoding protein TolQ, giving the protein MQVDLSIYTLIAEASLLVQLVMLLLLSASVVSWTMIVSKWKIIKDARAAADQFEDHFWSGSDLAKLYDQVRARDNLSGMEHIFVSGFKEYVRLHRQNRLSTLSITDTAQRSMKVALSREVDSLEHYMSFLATVGSTSPYVGLFGTVWGIMNSFRGLSNVHQATLSAVAPGIAEALIATAMGLFAAIPAVIAYNHYSNEVERLINRYDNFVEEFTALLQRQALGREESAA